The genomic window ACGAGAATCTTTTGGGCAAGTTTATCGACAAAATACCTATCGTGACTTACAAAAATGACTGCACAAGAAAGGCTTAAAAGATACTCTTCAATAATATTAATCGTCTGTATGTCAAGGTCGTTTGTCGGCTCATCAAGGATAAAAACATCAACCTCTTTAGTGAAAAGCAGTGCCAAAGCCACGCGATTTCTTTCTCCACCACTTAATGCGCCAATTTTTTGAAAAAGCTGCTCTTTTGGAAAAAGAAAATTTTTCAAATATCCATAGACGTGCATATGCTTACCACGCACATTGATATGCTCTCCGCCATTTGGGCAAAAGGTCTCAAGCAAGTCTTTATCGTGTTCTAACATACTCGTGTGTTGGTCAAAATAACCAATGCGTATATCGCCAACCTTTATCAGTCCCGAATCCGCCTTTTGCTCCCTAAGTAATAATTTAAGCAAACTCGACTTACCCGTGCCATTTCTACCCACGATACCAATTTTATCACGAGCCAAGATTCTAAGGCTTAAGTCATCTATGAGGCACTTGCCACCTATGCTTTTATGCAAATGCTCAATTTCAAAAAGGCATTTTTGATTATTGCTGCTTTGTGTGCTGTTAAAGGATTTTTGCTCCCTCTCTAATTCAAGGCGCATTTTACGCAAAATCGCGGGATTTTTTTTCACTTCCTCACGCATAGCCAAGATTCTATCTTTCCTACCCTCATTTCGCTTTAGACGTGCTTTCACACCGCGCCTTAGCCATTCCTCCTCACTTTTTAGAATCTTGAGAAGCTTTTGATGAGCCTTATCCATATTTTGCAATATCTCCGCCTTTTTAGCAAGATAATCCATATATCCACCATCAAAGCTTCTAGCAGCACCATTATCAAGCTCTATAATGCGCGTGGCTACTTTATCGATAAAATATCTATCGTGGCTGATAAATACGACACTTAGACCAGATGAAGCGATAAAATCCTCCAAAAATTCCACCATTTGCACATCAAGATGATTTGTGGGCTCATCAAGGAGCAAAATATCGCAGGGCTGCAAGAGCAGACTAGCTAATGCTATACGCTTTTGCTCACCACCACTCAAAGAATTAGCAAGTCTATCCCTAAAAGTTTCTAACTCAAAACGCGTGAGAATCTCCTCGATTAACCCTTGTAAATCCCAGCCCCTATACGCGCTAAGATACGCACTCAATCGCTCATACTCCTCTAGCACCTCACTGCCTAGATTCTCATTTGTAGCCATTAATTTATGGAGTGCTTCTACTCGCTCATTAGCAGCTTTTAGCTCACTCATACTTTCAAGTAATACATCGCTAGTCGTAGCTTGTGGTGGGAAAATGGGTTTTTGTGGGAGGGATAGAATCTTAAGATTCTTAATGCTTATGCGCTCTCCGCTATCAATATCTATTTTTGCGCTGATAATGCCTAAAAGGCTCGATTTGCCCGAGCCATTCTGCCCGACAATCGCAATTTTCTCGCCCTTTGTAATATTAACGCAGATACGATTGAGGATAATCTTATGCTCATACTGCTTACTTACATCTTGCAGGGAGAGCAGATTCATTGTGGGTCAAAAGTCTTAATTTGCGCCATTGATAAAATCGCAAAATTTGTCTCTTTGTTGCGCTTAGATTCTTTACCTATTTTGATAATTCCCGCAGGTGTGCCAAATCGCAGTTCTGAATCTATATAGATAAGCTCATATTTTTGACGATTGACGGCACTGAAATATTCTATCTCTTTGTGAAAAGGCACGACATTATAAAACTTGCTCTTTGTCATAATCTTCACCTTAAGTTCAAGGCAAAAATCCGGATTATCAGAGAAAATCAAAAAATTTTTCATATTTTTTTGCACATACTTGTTATAATGCTGATACACAACATATTCATTATCGCGTAGCTTTGATTTATCAAGCATTTTTACGTGATTACCCAGGAAAGTCATTGCGCAAAATGGGCTATTAATGTTATGCTTAAAAAATACATTTTTAATCGCAAGTGAAGACATACCAAGCTGCCATAGCTTATTGTCAATATGCGTGGCACACACATCCATAGCATCCTTTGTCTTGCCAATGAGAATCTCATACATTTTATTAAAGACACTTTCAAACTTTTTAAGATTGTCTTTTTTGAATCCATCGGCAAGTCCCTTTAGCCTCTCATGAACTTCAGTCAATACTTTAATATCAGCCTCTGCCTTAGCCACAATCGACATCGTGCGCTTCTTTTTCTCTTCTAACACCGCTGGATCACCCTTTTTTGCGTCAATCTTAGCCTGAATCGAGCGAAGCTCCATAGCCCCCACGCGAATCTTATTCTGCATTGAAAGCTTTTTTTCATTGAAGCTCTCAATCGCCCTCAATACGCCTTTGTAGTGATACTGCGCATCAAGAAAACACTCTTGATAGATTTTATCCGCGGTAAGATTCACATTGGTTTGAAACTGCTTATAAGAATACTCAAGCTTTGTGAGTACCTGTAAATTATCGGCAAAAACATCTATAGTAATGTGTCTATCGTTAAATACAAGATAATCAATCGCCTTTGTAAGATAAGGCTTCACAATGGTGTAGTTAATCCTCTTTTGGTGTTCATCTTCGCTATCTGTATTCTCCTCCATACCCTTTATAGAGGTAAGCGCATTAAACTCCTCCTTAAAATACTCTTTTATTGTATCTTGTATCGGTGTGCTAATCTCAATACTGCTTAACTTGAAATAATCCGTCTCTTCAAAAATCTTCTTGGCTATATTACCCTTTGCATCTATTTCTTTGCTTTTAAGCTCATCATCGGTATTTGTGCGCCAAAAGTCAATCTCGCGTATGAGCCCACCTTCTGGGAAAGCCTGGTATTTTGAAGCCTTACAGCTTGTAACCCTGCTCCCATTACCATCTTCATCGTCAAGGCGAAACTCTACCAACAAGCCAGCACTTGGCATTACGCGTTTGTCGTGCCAATTTTTACTACGCAACTCAAAAATTTTCTTTGTAGCATTGATAATTACGCCATTTTTGGTTTGGTTTGAATATCTCAAAATCTTGCCGTGCACTTTGCGCTCCTTACACTTAATGCAGCGATGAATCTAAGTTGCAAAATCCTTTAAGATTCATTAACGCCTAAAATTCACATCAAAATTTTGTATTCTAGCTAAAAAAAATAAAAAAATCATTTATGAAATCTACAAAATCTTTATGATATAATGAGCGACTTAGTTTCTGCCATAAATTTAGTATCAAAATTTTACAAAAATAAACAGGCTACAAAGGATTCTCATCAAACGCTTAAGATTAGATAAAAGATTATCCGTATTTATTAGTATTGCTCTTGTGCTAGTGATTTTCTCCATAGCAACACTTCTTGGCGATATTATAGGGGCTTTTGGCGTATTTTGCTCGTATGTAAATGTAGGTATCTTTGGCTATATTGGCTATATTTTAATGCCTTTTTTACTCTTTGTGTTATATAGATTTTATAAAAACCCTGTGATAGACTTTAGACGACTTGAAATCGCTGTATCTTTTTGCCTCTTTTTCCTCGCACTTTTACTCTTGCAATCTCTCATTTTTAGCACAGGGCATTTTGGCAATGCCATAATAGCTGCATTTATGCGTTATATCAACACATTTGGGGTATGGGCAATCGATATATTTTTATTCGTATTCGCGTGGCTTATTTTCACAAATCGCAATCTCGCCCTCCTCTCAAAGCAAACAAAACATAAATGCCTTGTAGCGCGAGATGTCATCGTGCATTTTGCTATTACATATTTTCATATCACAAAATCCTTTGTCTTACGCCAAATCTCGCATATTACCCCGCACATAAAGAAGCTCTTTGGCAAAAAAACGCAAGATGTGCTTGACTTGCAACAAGCCAAGCAAGAGCGGACGACAAAGGCGTATTATGATTTTAGAGATGTAGTTATAGAAGAGGGATTTGATGAAATACACAAAGGCACGGCGCGCGTAGAATCTAACTCTTTAGAATCCCAACCCCTAGAATCTACCCTTTCAAATCCAATCTCAAACCCTGCTCAAACCCCTGCACCTTTAGATATAGTGCTAGATTCTATTCCTGCACTTTCCACCCAAAGCGCACAGATGCAAAACGCTCAACCGCCAATAAACACAGAAGGCACAAAGCCCGAAATGAAGCAAAAATCAGTGCGCATAGAGATTGTAGAATCTACTGGACAAGAAATGAAATTGCAAGATTTTTTTGCAAATCAAATCCAAGAGCATAAAGATATGCTAAGAAGCCTCAACAAGCACATCGCTCTTACAGACCCGGCGATAAAGCCTACCCAAGCGACACTTTTCGTGCAAGATTCACAAAAATCTACACAAGAGGACAACACACCAGAGCAAAGCACATCATCAACCTACACCGGCACAGGCACTATCCCTACACCTCCTCCGCGTCCGGCTAATCCAAGTGTGTTTTTACAGATGAGCAGCAATAACATACAAAAGGATTCAAAAGATTTGCTAGAGAGCTTGATAAAAGATAACAACATACAGGCTTCCAAGTCCCCGGGCATTAGACTATCTCCCAAGAAAGAGGCGACAAGTTCTACACATACAGAATCTACGCAACCACAACAAATCCAAACGGGCGAGGATTCTAAAAACTTAGCGCAAAAGAGCCTTATGCACCCTCATACACAATCTACACAAAAAGACATTACGCAAAAGAGCCAAATAATAGAATCTAAAGAGCCGACATATTCGGCTTTGCATACGCCATTTACACCTATAATGCCACTCTCAAGCACACAAACACAAGATTCTAAACCTGCGGCACAAAGCATACAGGAGCAATCCACCAAAATTACAGAGACAGAAAGCATAGTTTCTAAAACACCCATAAGTGTAAATGCAAAACCACAAATAGAATCTAAGGCGCAAGTCCAAGCAACACCAAAAAAATATCAATCTCCAAGCCTCTTTACCCCTATGCAACCACTAGAGCTTGATATACAAGAAATCACCCCCTCTACGAAAAAGAATGAGAATCCTACACAATGGGTGGATTCTATCGTGCAAGAAATCCCAACACAAAAAGAAGTGCATAAGGAAAGGCATTATGAGCGTATAAAAGAGATTGAGGAAAATAAGCACCTTTTAGATACACTCGAGTATGGCAAGGTGCAAAAGCCTACAATTTTTAAACTTCCACCCACAAGCCTACTCAATAAGCCGCCAAACGAACATATTGATATTGATGAAAATGAGATAGATAGAAAAAGTGAGAATCTCCTTGCAAAACTCAAGGTTTTTCGCATAGATGGTGATATTGTGCGCAATTATTCCGGTCCTATTGTTACAACCTTTGAATTTCGCCCCGCGCCCGATGTGAGGGTAAATAGAATCCTCACTCTAGGTGATGATTTAGCAATGGCACTAAGTGCGCGCTCAATACGCATACAAGCCCCTGTGCCAGGCAAAGATGTCGTAGGGATAGAGATTCCAAACAATACCACGCAAACCATTTATTTACGCGAGATTTTAGAATCCGATGTGTTTAAAACTTCCACTTCGCCGCTTACTCTCGCACTCGGCAAGGATATTATCGGCAATCCTTTTGTTACAGATTTAAAAAAAGCACCGCATCTGCTTATTGCGGGAACAACAGGAAGTGGTAAGAGTGTGGGGTTGAATGCGATGATTCTCTCGCTGCTTTATAAAAACACTCCCGATACGCTCAAACTCCTAATGATTGACCCAAAGAAAGTGGAGTTTAGCATTTATGGAGATATTCCTCATCTTATTACGCCAATTATTTCTGAAGCTAAAAAAGCAATTACCGCCCTTAATAGTGCGGTAAGCGAAATGGAGCGGCGACTTGATTTGATGAGTGAAGTGGGAGCTAGGGATATTGATACATATAATCGCAAAATGATAGACGATAATGGCAAAACGCTCCCTTATCTTGTTATCATCATCGATGAATTAGCCGATTTGATGATGACAGGAGGCAAAGAAGTGGAGTTTGCCCTTGCGCGTGTCGCACAAATGGGACGCGCCTCTGGAATCCACCTCATCATAGCGACCCAACGACCGAGTGTAGATGTGATTACTGGACTTATCAAGGCGAACTTGCCCTCACGCATTAGCTACAAGGTGGGGAGCAAAATAGATTCTAAAGTTATTCTTGATGGCTTTGGTGCCGAATCTCTGCTCGGCAGAGGTGATATGCTTTTCAAGCTAGCTGATAGAATGATACGACTTCACGCGCCTTGGAGCACAGAAGATGAAATAGAAGAAGTTGCGGATTTTATCAAATCACAACAAAAAGTAGAGTATGACAAAGACTTTATGCCTGATGAAAAAGATGAAATAAGCCAAAGTGTCGAAACTTCAGCGAGTAGCGATGATATAGCAAAGGCAAAAAGCATTTTCTTAGAGGATAATAAAACCTCGATTAGCTTTTTACAAAGGAAGCTCAAAATAGGCTACAACAAAGCCGCAGAAATCGTAGAGCAGCTTGAAAAAGAGGGCTTTTTGTCTAAACCAAATGCAAGAGGTGTGCGCGAAATCATCGGTAAATAATGCGCTGTGGCTTCTAAAATTTACACGATTAAGAATCTGTGAGATTTAAATTTTTTAGAAACAAACTTTTCAAAGTTCATAAGATTCTAAAATCATTAGAAAATCTGCTTCGTAATGCTAGAAAATGGGTAAAAGTCAAGGCTTAATAAATATTTATTTTAAACTTATACAATACCACACAAATAATTTAATATTTAAGGAGTATTTTATGAAATATATTCTATGTGTATGTATTCTTGCACTCTCTAACTTATGCGCGATTGATTTTTTAGAAGCACCCAAAGCACAAAAACGCATTAATCCACAAGTAGGCAATGATACAATTTATTCTTTTAACTCTTCGATCGAAGAAGCTAAAAAAGCGGTGGTTAATATCTCCACGCAAAAAAATGTGAGCAATCAAATCCCAAATCACCCAATGTTTAACGACCCATTTTTTCAGCAATTTTTCGGTGATATTTATGGGCAGATTCCAAAAGACCGCATAGAGCGCAGTTTAGGCAGTGGCGTAATCATCTCGAGCAATGGCTACATCATTACAAATAATCACGTGATTGAGGATGCAGACAAGGTGCTTGTCTCACTCTCAAATAGCACAAAAGAATATACAGCAAAAGTTGTGGGCACGGACGCGCGTAGCGATTTAGCAGTGATTAAAATTGACGTGAACAACCTCTCGCCTATTAGTTTTGCCGATAGCTCAAATGTGCTCATCGGCGATGTGGTATTTGCGATTGGGAATCCTTTCGGTGTGGGAGAGAGTATCACGCAAGGCATTGTTTCAGCACTCAATAAAAGCGGAATTGGCATTAACGACTATGAAAACTTTATCCAAACTGACGCTTCAATCAATCCGGGCAATTCCGGCGGTGCGCTGGTGGATTCACGAGGTGCGCTCATTGGTATCAATACCGCCATTCTCTCGCGCACAGGTGGAAATCACGGCATAGGCTTTGCCATACCTTCAGATATGGTAAAAAAAATCGCTAAAGAACTCGTAGAGAAAGGAAGTATTAAGCGAGGATTCTTGGGTGTTGGGATTCAAGATATTAGCAAAGATTTAAAGGAAAGCTATGGTGATAATACTGGCGCGGTTGTCATTAGTCTCGAACCTCAATCCCCTGCGGCAAAGGCGGGGCTTATGGTGTGGGACCTCATCACACACGTAAATGGCAAAAAAGTTTCAAGTGCAGCAGAGCTAAGAAATCTTATCGGTTTGCTTTCTCCAAATGAAAGAGTGGTAGTGAAGTTCATCCGCGATAAACAAGAGCGCGTGGCACAAATCACACTTGCCGAACTCCTAGATGATAAGTCAAAGCCATCATCACCTGCAACACAAAACACACCCAGCGGTGCAGGAATAGAGGGGTTGAGTGTCGAAGAGCTCACTCCAGCATTGAAGCAAAAGTATAGAATCCCAAACAATATAGAGGGTGTCATCATTTCGCGTGTGAATCCAAACTCAAAGGCTAAGGAAGCGGGATTTGAGGTGGGTGATATTATCGCGCAAGTGGAGAATATCAGCATAAAAAAGCCTGCTGATTTAAGCAATGCTTTTGCGCGATTAAAGGGCAAAAATAAGCGGGTTCTCGTATATAGCAGTAGCGGCACGAAAACTATACTCATTAAATAGGAAATCTACCACAATGGCAACACTTGATGCGAAGCAGTTGGCACTTATTAAAGAGAGTCTCTATAAATACTGCGGCATTTATCTAAGTGATACAAAGCTCACAATGATAAAAAATAGAATCTACTCTCTTATGCGCGAGACGCATATGCTCAATATAAACGAACTCTTGTTAAGTATTGAAAATAATAACAATATCCAACAAAAATTCATTAATAGCTTCACAACAAACAAAACTGACTTTTTCCGCGAATATCCACATTTCCAAGATATGATTGACCGCTCGTTGCCCGTGCTTTTTAAGCTCAATCGCCCTATTAAGATTTTTTGCTGTGCGAGTTCTACAGGACAGGAGCCTTATTCTATCGCTATGAGTGTGCTATACGCACAAAAGCTTTACAAGACAAATGTGCCCGTGAGTATTGTAGCCACTGATATTGATACCGATGTGCTACAAAAGGCGAGGGAGGGCATTTACACAATTGATTTTAAAGTTGATAAATTCCCTGCTTGGTGCAACCTTGATGAATATTTTGACTCGCTTGATGATGGCAAAAATCCAAATATACGTCTCCTCAAGGTCAAAGACAAGCTTAAATCGATGGTTACCTTTAAAAAGCTCAATCTTTTCAACAAGCACTATCCATTTATGAATAATGAATTTGACATATTATTCTGTCGCAATGTGCTTATTTATTTCAAACAAAAAGACCAACTTGACATTTTAACACGTCTCATCAATACCTTGCGCATTGATGGGGTATTTTATCTCGGGCATTCCGAAATTCTCTATGATCTAGAGGATAAATTCGAAAGGCTTGGCAATAAAACTTTTATCAAAATTAAAGGTATAAAATGATAACAGCAGATGCAGTAAAATACCATCCAGACGAGATACTAAAGAGCAATCCTTGCAAGATTACTCGTAGCAAACTTGTAGTTATTGGGGCTTCTACGGGCGGGATTGATGCACTTTCTTACATTTTCTCTCGCTTGCCAGAGCAGCTACCGCCCATAGCAGTGGTACAACATATCCCGCAAAGCTTTGGCTCCTCATTTATTAAGCGACTAGATTCTATATCCAAACTTAATGTCTGTGAAGTAGCCAAAAAAATGGCTATGAAAAACAACTTTGTATATATCGCGGGAGGCGATAGACATATGATTATTGATTTTGCAATGGGTGCATATTATGCTTGTCCACTTGATGAGGAAAAGCGCATTTCGCGCCATAAGCCGAGTGTGGATATTTTATTTCGTAGCACAAATAACGCAGCCGGGGCATCTGCACTCGGCATTATCCTCACCGGTATGGGTGATGATGGCTGTATAGGGCTAAAAGAACTATATGATAATGGAGCGCATACATTAGCAGAAAATGAAAAAGATTGTGTTGTCTTTGGTATGCCTAAAAAAGCCATTGAAATGGGTGCAGTGAGGGAAATTCTAAGCCTTGATATGATTATATCACGCATTGTGAGCTATGCAAACACACCAATCAAACAACTTAAAGAATCTCCACAAACACCAGAGTCATAATTGCACTAAAATATATGAAAAATATGTGTGAGCTTGTTTTGAGTATATCTACTCTCACATACTTATGCTCCTCATAACGCCAAAACCGCTTCTTTATCTATGGTTTTACTTCAACCCAAATTCTGCGAGAATATCACAAGGTATCCACATAATATCCAAAATACGATGATAGTTATGGGTTGATTATTAAAATAAGATTTTTGTATCCCTATCATAGCGCAAAACCCTCATTGATGTGTAGCAAAAATTCGTGCTAAATTTTGCGAATTTTGTCTCTTTTATACGCGTTTTATGCGCCTTGTTATACTTTTCATTGCCACCTTTGATATATTTATGAATCTAACAACCAGCTAAGATTCTTACGCGGCAAAGCACATTGTATCTTTTTTAAGCCTTAAGGCTACTATCTCTTAATTATCTCCCATTGATATTTTTTGAGCTCCTCACACGCCTTTTTATCACTCTTAAAATAGCATTGACGTTGCAAGTCCTCATATTTTTGCAGTTCGCTCTCTTGCTCTTGCTGTGTTTGTTGCACCTGCACTGCCTCTACTTTTCGCCCTTGCTCTAGCTTTTTCTCCTGTCTCTGCTTACTCTGCTCTTTATATGTCTGCATTTCCTTTTTTTGCATTTGACTTCCAATATAGAGAAACAAGCAAATACACAGCATTAATATCACATCAAGTTTGCGTAGTTTTTTTATCCGCTCACAGAATCCACACTTCATTTTATTCCTTTTATGCCTGTTTATGTAGCTTTTTGCGCAAAAATACCATTATGCTTTCCATTACATCGTCCCAATCCTTGCTCGGTGAAAGCACAGATTCTTTATCGCCATTAGGATACACAAAGGTAATGTTTTGCCCATAGTGCAGAATCTGCTTGAGTTTGCATTGATTTGCCAAAACCTTAATGCGTATAAGCTCCAAAAATGTTTCACTCGCCTCATCAAGTGCGCCAAATCTATCAAAAATTTCAGATTCTATATCATTGACTGCACTTATATTTTCACAAAGCGAAAGTCGCCGATAAAGCTCTAGGCGCAATTTATCACTTGCTATAAGTTGCGGATTGAGATAGGCATTGAGATTAAGTTTTATATCGCATTGGACTTGCTGCACACTGCCCTTGCCACTTAAATGATTAATACACTCTTCAAGCAAACGCAAATATAATCCATAACCAATGTTTTTAATATGTCCGCTTTGAGCAATGCCTAGCAGATTACCACCACCACGAATTTCTAAATCATAATATGCAAGATTTTCACCACTACCAAGATAAGAGTTTTTCTCTAATGCCATCAGTCGTTTTTTGGATTCTGGCGTAATAACCTCCATATCCTCTACAAGAAAATAGCAAAATCCCTCTTTATTGCCTCGCCCTACACGCCCTCGTAATTGATGCAAATCAGCTATACCAAATCTATCAGCACTTGCTACGATAATCGTATTTGCATTAGGCAAGTGAATCCCAGATTCTACAATACTCGTGCAAAGCAAAAGATTGTATTTTTTTTGCGCAAAATCATACATTATCTCCTCACTTTTTGCATTATCGATTTGAGAATGCAAAATAGCAATTGTAAGGTCGGGCAAAAGTGCTTGTAATTCTTTTGCTTTTTTTTCAATACTTGCGATATTGTTATGGATATAAAAAACCTGCCCTCCACGGCGCAATTCACGCAAAATCACTTCCTTAAGAAGTGAAGACTTGCCACTTTTGATAAAAGTGCGCACAGGGATTCTATCCACAGGAGGCGTGTGGAGTGAGCTAAGAGATTTGATTTGAGAAAGAGCCATATTCAATGTGCGCGGAATGGGTGTGGCACTCATACTCAAAAGGTGAGTATTTGCACAAAGTTCCTTAATGCGCTCTTTTTGCTTCACACCAAATTTATGCTCCTCATCAACAACAATAAGTCCTAGATTACTAAATTCTGTGCCAAAAAGCGCGTGAGTGCCGATAACAACCTGTATATTTCCATTTTTTAACGCACTAAACAAAGCCTTTTTTTCATTATTTTTTATGAATCTATCACATCGTCCTATTTTTATCCCAAATGGCTCTAAACGCGCTTTAAGATTCTGATAATGCTGGGCGCAAAGCAAAGTTGTAGGCACAATCATCGCCGCTTGATACCCACTAAGACATACAGCATAGATTGCATTCATCGCTACCTCCGTCTTGCCAAAGCCC from Helicobacter typhlonius includes these protein-coding regions:
- a CDS encoding DNA translocase FtsK; this translates as MLVIFSIATLLGDIIGAFGVFCSYVNVGIFGYIGYILMPFLLFVLYRFYKNPVIDFRRLEIAVSFCLFFLALLLLQSLIFSTGHFGNAIIAAFMRYINTFGVWAIDIFLFVFAWLIFTNRNLALLSKQTKHKCLVARDVIVHFAITYFHITKSFVLRQISHITPHIKKLFGKKTQDVLDLQQAKQERTTKAYYDFRDVVIEEGFDEIHKGTARVESNSLESQPLESTLSNPISNPAQTPAPLDIVLDSIPALSTQSAQMQNAQPPINTEGTKPEMKQKSVRIEIVESTGQEMKLQDFFANQIQEHKDMLRSLNKHIALTDPAIKPTQATLFVQDSQKSTQEDNTPEQSTSSTYTGTGTIPTPPPRPANPSVFLQMSSNNIQKDSKDLLESLIKDNNIQASKSPGIRLSPKKEATSSTHTESTQPQQIQTGEDSKNLAQKSLMHPHTQSTQKDITQKSQIIESKEPTYSALHTPFTPIMPLSSTQTQDSKPAAQSIQEQSTKITETESIVSKTPISVNAKPQIESKAQVQATPKKYQSPSLFTPMQPLELDIQEITPSTKKNENPTQWVDSIVQEIPTQKEVHKERHYERIKEIEENKHLLDTLEYGKVQKPTIFKLPPTSLLNKPPNEHIDIDENEIDRKSENLLAKLKVFRIDGDIVRNYSGPIVTTFEFRPAPDVRVNRILTLGDDLAMALSARSIRIQAPVPGKDVVGIEIPNNTTQTIYLREILESDVFKTSTSPLTLALGKDIIGNPFVTDLKKAPHLLIAGTTGSGKSVGLNAMILSLLYKNTPDTLKLLMIDPKKVEFSIYGDIPHLITPIISEAKKAITALNSAVSEMERRLDLMSEVGARDIDTYNRKMIDDNGKTLPYLVIIIDELADLMMTGGKEVEFALARVAQMGRASGIHLIIATQRPSVDVITGLIKANLPSRISYKVGSKIDSKVILDGFGAESLLGRGDMLFKLADRMIRLHAPWSTEDEIEEVADFIKSQQKVEYDKDFMPDEKDEISQSVETSASSDDIAKAKSIFLEDNKTSISFLQRKLKIGYNKAAEIVEQLEKEGFLSKPNARGVREIIGK
- a CDS encoding Do family serine endopeptidase, whose translation is MKYILCVCILALSNLCAIDFLEAPKAQKRINPQVGNDTIYSFNSSIEEAKKAVVNISTQKNVSNQIPNHPMFNDPFFQQFFGDIYGQIPKDRIERSLGSGVIISSNGYIITNNHVIEDADKVLVSLSNSTKEYTAKVVGTDARSDLAVIKIDVNNLSPISFADSSNVLIGDVVFAIGNPFGVGESITQGIVSALNKSGIGINDYENFIQTDASINPGNSGGALVDSRGALIGINTAILSRTGGNHGIGFAIPSDMVKKIAKELVEKGSIKRGFLGVGIQDISKDLKESYGDNTGAVVISLEPQSPAAKAGLMVWDLITHVNGKKVSSAAELRNLIGLLSPNERVVVKFIRDKQERVAQITLAELLDDKSKPSSPATQNTPSGAGIEGLSVEELTPALKQKYRIPNNIEGVIISRVNPNSKAKEAGFEVGDIIAQVENISIKKPADLSNAFARLKGKNKRVLVYSSSGTKTILIK
- a CDS encoding CheR family methyltransferase, coding for MATLDAKQLALIKESLYKYCGIYLSDTKLTMIKNRIYSLMRETHMLNINELLLSIENNNNIQQKFINSFTTNKTDFFREYPHFQDMIDRSLPVLFKLNRPIKIFCCASSTGQEPYSIAMSVLYAQKLYKTNVPVSIVATDIDTDVLQKAREGIYTIDFKVDKFPAWCNLDEYFDSLDDGKNPNIRLLKVKDKLKSMVTFKKLNLFNKHYPFMNNEFDILFCRNVLIYFKQKDQLDILTRLINTLRIDGVFYLGHSEILYDLEDKFERLGNKTFIKIKGIK
- the abc-f gene encoding ribosomal protection-like ABC-F family protein, with the protein product MNLLSLQDVSKQYEHKIILNRICVNITKGEKIAIVGQNGSGKSSLLGIISAKIDIDSGERISIKNLKILSLPQKPIFPPQATTSDVLLESMSELKAANERVEALHKLMATNENLGSEVLEEYERLSAYLSAYRGWDLQGLIEEILTRFELETFRDRLANSLSGGEQKRIALASLLLQPCDILLLDEPTNHLDVQMVEFLEDFIASSGLSVVFISHDRYFIDKVATRIIELDNGAARSFDGGYMDYLAKKAEILQNMDKAHQKLLKILKSEEEWLRRGVKARLKRNEGRKDRILAMREEVKKNPAILRKMRLELEREQKSFNSTQSSNNQKCLFEIEHLHKSIGGKCLIDDLSLRILARDKIGIVGRNGTGKSSLLKLLLREQKADSGLIKVGDIRIGYFDQHTSMLEHDKDLLETFCPNGGEHINVRGKHMHVYGYLKNFLFPKEQLFQKIGALSGGERNRVALALLFTKEVDVFILDEPTNDLDIQTINIIEEYLLSLSCAVIFVSHDRYFVDKLAQKILVFEGNGKITQSYMPYSEYLQIAKELNEITSYESAEIIESKNTQSPQKAQDRVDSKKPTKLSYKENLALQTLPKEIEELEKRQKDLQEILSNPKEYEKQGVLTLAEELAQIESTLDTKITQYLLLEDKMHTLH
- a CDS encoding CheB methylesterase domain-containing protein, with the protein product MITADAVKYHPDEILKSNPCKITRSKLVVIGASTGGIDALSYIFSRLPEQLPPIAVVQHIPQSFGSSFIKRLDSISKLNVCEVAKKMAMKNNFVYIAGGDRHMIIDFAMGAYYACPLDEEKRISRHKPSVDILFRSTNNAAGASALGIILTGMGDDGCIGLKELYDNGAHTLAENEKDCVVFGMPKKAIEMGAVREILSLDMIISRIVSYANTPIKQLKESPQTPES